The genomic window GTGGTGCAGGGCGCGAAGGAGCGGCTCGCGCCGATCTTGATGACCGGAGCGACGACCGGGCTGTCGCTGATCCCGCTGATCGTGGCTGGCAATATTCCCGGCCACGAGATCGAGCACCCGATGGCGATCGTGATTCTGGGCGGCCTGATCACCGCGACGCTGCTCAACTTGTTCGTGGTGCCTCCGCTCTACCTGCGCTTCGGCAAGGGGAAGCCACCGCTGTCCAGCCCCAACAGCAGCGGCTAGCCCATCGCGGCCAGCGCGTGATCGCCTGGCCCTCGGCCTCGTCGTGACGGCTCGTGAGCTGAGCGGCGAGGCCGCACAACCCGGCCACCGGATGATGTCGCTCGCGGGTGTCGTCTGGTGGCCGGGCCGCGACGCTGGTGGAGCCTGTGCTCCCCGCCGTCAGGCTCCTGCTGTAAACTGACTCTGACCTCTAGCCAACTGGCACGAATTAGTGTAAGCTATTTAGTACGCCAACGTCTCCGGTATTCCTTGTACTCAACCACAGCCCCGCGCCGCCAAAGATGTCGCGCAGCGGAGTCGAGCCCTGCACGACCTGATGATTACCCGGTAGCGCCTCAACCACCACTCCAGCCTGCTACCTGCCTGGCAACAGCCGCGCGGATCACGCCTGGTCGCGCTTTGTGATCCGCTGCGCTGCCCGGCTCCTACGCTCCCAGCCAAGCCATGTAGAGCATTGCGTAGGGTATCGAATGCGCTTGCCGACCCGCCGTAGAGGAGCCGGGCGTATCTGGATCGATGGGGAGCAGCCAATGACCGGACTGAATCCATCCCTGACTGGTAGCGCCAGATCCATCACGGGCACGCTACACGACATTGCACAGGCGCTGGCCTCGGCTCACGATGCGGAGGGCCGTGTGCGCCAGGTGCTGGCGCTGTTGCAGCACGTGCTGCCCTACGATTCTTGCGTGCTGCTGGAGGCGCAGGCGGGCCAGCCGCCGCGCTTGCTCGCGGTTCCTGAGACGCTGCCGGAGCAGGCGATGCTCCGCATCGAACTGATCCGCCTGCTGCGCTGGCTACGCGAGCAGGCCAGCCCGGCGCTGACCGACTATGGGCGAGAGGTGGCCGTCCCGCTGCCCTGGCCTTCCTTCCTGATCGTCCCGCTCGTGCGGCTGGATCAGGTCGGCGGGCTGCTCCTGGTAGGGCACGCCGCGCCAGCGGTGTATGGCTCGGAAGACCTAAGCATGCTCGCGGTCGTCGCCGCGCAGCTTGCCGCGTATCGCGCGGCCATGCACGATGCCTGCGATCACCAGCAGGCCGAAGCGACGCTCCAGCAGTACGCGCACCGCCTGGAACTGCTGCATCAGGTCAGCCAGGCCGTCCGCACGATGCAGCCGCCGATCGACTTTGCGCAGGAGGCGCTCAATCGGATCTGCCAGCTCCTGCCCTGTGATGCCGCGCGTCTGATGCTGTTCGACTTCGA from Herpetosiphonaceae bacterium includes these protein-coding regions:
- a CDS encoding GAF domain-containing protein, translated to MTGLNPSLTGSARSITGTLHDIAQALASAHDAEGRVRQVLALLQHVLPYDSCVLLEAQAGQPPRLLAVPETLPEQAMLRIELIRLLRWLREQASPALTDYGREVAVPLPWPSFLIVPLVRLDQVGGLLLVGHAAPAVYGSEDLSMLAVVAAQLAAYRAAMHDACDHQQAEATLQQYAHRLELLHQVSQAVRTMQPPIDFAQEALNRICQLLPCDAARLMLFDFDTAEAHTVALSIDGQTAAPHPARISLAHISYLGVLGDGNVYLASNTTGDGHLPQVGEGFQQDRGSCLCAPLQAQGTLLGSLELLADRPAAFDPDQV